Proteins from a genomic interval of Kribbella aluminosa:
- a CDS encoding VIT1/CCC1 transporter family protein — translation MNDFPQVSSEHHGDHTHRDVTGGWLRPAVFGAMDGLVSNFALIAGMDGGTSSGSKFIVLAGLAGLAAGAFSMAAGEYTSVASQRELAHAEIEVERSEIRKHPIDEEIELAETYRAKGLDPDLAGKVAKQFHANPDQALEEHVREELGIDPSDLPNPVIAAASSFICFAVGAFVPLAPYLLGAGNVVPSLILALTALFVCGAVVSRVTSRSWWYSGLRQLLLGAAAAGLTYFVGTLVGPGIG, via the coding sequence GTGAACGACTTTCCGCAGGTGTCGTCGGAGCATCACGGGGACCACACCCACCGTGATGTGACCGGCGGCTGGCTGCGGCCCGCGGTGTTCGGCGCGATGGACGGGCTGGTCTCGAACTTCGCGCTGATCGCCGGCATGGACGGCGGTACCAGCTCGGGCTCGAAGTTCATCGTGCTGGCCGGCCTCGCGGGCCTCGCCGCCGGTGCGTTCTCGATGGCTGCCGGGGAGTACACCTCGGTCGCGTCCCAGCGCGAGCTCGCGCACGCCGAGATCGAGGTCGAACGCTCCGAGATCAGGAAACACCCGATCGACGAGGAGATCGAGCTCGCCGAGACCTACCGCGCGAAGGGCCTCGACCCGGACCTGGCCGGCAAGGTCGCCAAGCAGTTCCACGCGAACCCCGACCAGGCCCTCGAGGAACACGTCCGCGAAGAACTCGGCATCGACCCGTCCGACCTCCCGAATCCGGTGATCGCCGCCGCGTCGTCCTTCATCTGCTTCGCCGTCGGCGCTTTCGTCCCACTGGCGCCGTACCTGCTGGGCGCCGGCAACGTCGTCCCGTCCCTGATCCTCGCCCTCACCGCCCTGTTCGTCTGCGGCGCGGTGGTTTCCCGGGTCACCAGCCGCTCCTGGTGGTACTCCGGCCTCCGCCAGCTCCTCCTCGGCGCCGCCGCCGCCGGACTCACCTACTTCGTCGGCACCCTCGTCGGCCCCGGCATCGGCTGA
- a CDS encoding 1-aminocyclopropane-1-carboxylate deaminase, with translation MALSDFPRYPLLFGPSPLHPLERLSAYLGGAQIWAKREDCNSGLAYGGNKTRKLEYLIPDALAQGADTLVSIGGYQSNHTRQVAAVAAKAGLKAVLVQENWVDWPDALNDRVGNILLSRIMGAEVRLDPAGFGIGFKDSWKQALADVEARGGTPYAIPAGASDHPLGGLGFANWADEVEQQERELGIFFDTIVVCSVTGSTHAGMIAGFAGQDRPRRVIGIDASAKLQETRDQVERIARNTARLIDLGRDLRADEITVLEGWAGDEYGVPVQSTLDAIRLTGQLEGMIIDPVYEGKSMAGLIDLIRTNEIPRTSTVLYAHLGGQPALNAYSSLFTRTQRIAD, from the coding sequence ATGGCGCTCAGCGATTTTCCGCGGTACCCGCTGCTGTTCGGCCCCAGTCCGCTGCATCCGCTGGAGCGGTTGTCGGCGTACCTCGGCGGCGCGCAGATCTGGGCGAAGCGCGAGGACTGCAACTCGGGGCTCGCGTACGGCGGGAACAAGACGCGCAAGCTGGAGTACCTGATCCCGGACGCGCTCGCGCAGGGCGCCGACACGCTCGTGTCGATCGGCGGCTACCAGTCGAACCACACCCGCCAGGTCGCCGCCGTCGCCGCGAAGGCCGGGCTGAAGGCCGTGCTGGTACAGGAGAACTGGGTCGACTGGCCGGACGCGCTCAACGACCGGGTCGGCAACATCCTGCTCAGCCGGATCATGGGCGCCGAGGTACGGCTCGACCCGGCCGGGTTCGGGATCGGCTTCAAGGACAGCTGGAAGCAGGCGCTCGCGGACGTCGAGGCGCGCGGCGGTACGCCGTACGCGATCCCGGCCGGCGCCTCCGACCACCCGCTCGGCGGGCTCGGGTTCGCGAACTGGGCGGACGAGGTCGAGCAGCAGGAACGCGAGCTCGGGATCTTCTTCGACACGATCGTGGTCTGCTCCGTCACCGGCTCCACCCACGCCGGCATGATCGCCGGATTCGCCGGCCAGGACCGCCCGCGCCGGGTGATCGGCATCGACGCGAGCGCCAAACTCCAGGAGACCCGCGACCAGGTCGAACGGATCGCCCGCAACACCGCCCGCCTGATCGACCTCGGCCGCGACCTGCGCGCCGACGAGATCACCGTCCTGGAGGGCTGGGCCGGCGACGAGTACGGCGTACCGGTGCAGTCCACCCTCGACGCGATCCGCCTCACCGGCCAGCTCGAGGGCATGATCATCGACCCGGTCTACGAAGGAAAGTCGATGGCGGGCCTGATCGACCTCATCCGCACCAACGAGATCCCCAGGACCTCCACCGTGCTGTACGCCCATCTGGGCGGCCAGCCCGCCCTGAACGCGTACAGCAGCCTCTTCACCCGGACGCAGCGGATCGCCGACTGA
- a CDS encoding phosphotransferase has product MGNDRADGGVWRTPDGFVAKRLVPGEERPSHYAYWRRQADVAASGLLELTAGLRAPRCVKVDSDPDGVTLWTDAVRTTPLTSADAATALGRFALNRLEPADWFARRTLRDRLADDQQHGGWAAIETAGVLPADVRRSGHRLWTHRAEVMSELDRLPQHLVHGDAHPLNLLRADGDDVIAVDWDQFGVGPLGFDLAYLLLSTPTPIAELVAAFQVGSAATWPADLVRRGAVLTAAVTLVARAAWALDQPDPGLHLERLVTLSAIVDEAVSHASWNAR; this is encoded by the coding sequence GTGGGGAACGACCGGGCGGACGGCGGTGTGTGGAGGACGCCTGACGGCTTCGTCGCGAAGCGACTGGTACCCGGTGAGGAGCGGCCGAGTCACTACGCCTACTGGCGCCGCCAGGCCGATGTCGCCGCCAGCGGTCTGCTCGAGCTGACCGCTGGGCTACGCGCACCTCGGTGCGTGAAGGTCGACAGCGATCCGGACGGCGTCACGCTCTGGACGGATGCAGTTCGGACGACTCCGCTCACCTCTGCCGACGCGGCAACCGCGCTCGGGCGGTTCGCCCTGAATCGGCTGGAGCCCGCCGACTGGTTCGCGCGGCGGACGCTGCGCGACCGGCTGGCCGACGATCAGCAGCACGGGGGCTGGGCCGCGATCGAAACGGCCGGCGTTCTGCCCGCCGACGTACGGCGTTCGGGCCATCGACTGTGGACGCACCGGGCGGAGGTGATGTCCGAGCTCGATCGACTGCCACAGCACCTCGTCCACGGCGACGCGCATCCGCTCAACCTGCTCCGGGCGGACGGCGACGACGTGATCGCGGTGGACTGGGATCAATTCGGCGTCGGCCCGTTGGGCTTCGACCTCGCGTACCTGTTGCTGTCCACCCCGACACCGATCGCCGAGCTGGTGGCCGCCTTCCAGGTCGGCAGCGCGGCCACGTGGCCCGCCGATCTCGTCCGGCGAGGCGCCGTACTGACTGCTGCCGTCACCCTGGTCGCGCGGGCCGCGTGGGCGCTCGATCAACCCGACCCCGGGCTTCACCTGGAGCGGTTGGTCACGCTGTCGGCGATCGTCGACGAAGCAGTCAGCCACGCCTCGTGGAACGCCCGATAA
- a CDS encoding phosphotransferase family protein yields MSRQLSWQPSSRWEPLTAGTGQATGGVWRTPGGEVVKRLVRGVTDPRHHAYWERQALVAESGVVTRTAGLRAPGWTGVERDADGITLRTAYVAPYDWAPEALAGALGRFSGCSVVEPAWGARDVLRDRLRTVERRGGWGALGGSSTPAIEELWTRREAALDALDALPRVPTHGDAHPVNLLGRDGDDVIAIDWEQFGLGPAGFDLGYLLLAVNAPLDELLAAHGGQAAAVRRGAVLTAAYTVVSRAAWSLTQPDSGDHVRLLRDLSPVVEQAVDHL; encoded by the coding sequence ATGTCTCGGCAACTGTCCTGGCAGCCCTCCTCCCGTTGGGAACCACTCACCGCCGGTACCGGACAAGCGACCGGCGGCGTCTGGCGGACGCCCGGCGGGGAGGTGGTGAAACGCCTGGTCCGGGGTGTGACCGATCCGCGGCATCACGCGTACTGGGAACGGCAGGCGCTGGTCGCCGAGTCCGGCGTCGTCACCCGTACGGCGGGGCTCCGGGCGCCAGGTTGGACGGGCGTGGAGCGGGATGCGGACGGGATCACGCTCCGGACGGCGTACGTCGCGCCGTACGACTGGGCTCCGGAGGCGCTGGCGGGGGCTCTGGGGCGTTTCTCGGGCTGTTCCGTGGTCGAGCCCGCGTGGGGTGCGCGGGACGTACTTCGGGACCGTCTGAGGACCGTGGAGCGTCGCGGCGGGTGGGGGGCGCTGGGCGGGTCGTCGACACCGGCGATCGAGGAACTGTGGACCCGTCGGGAGGCCGCGCTGGATGCGCTGGACGCGCTTCCGCGGGTGCCGACGCACGGCGATGCCCATCCGGTGAACCTCCTCGGCCGCGACGGCGACGACGTGATCGCCATCGACTGGGAACAGTTCGGCCTGGGACCGGCCGGTTTCGACCTCGGCTACCTGCTCCTGGCCGTCAATGCACCGCTGGACGAGTTGTTGGCGGCGCATGGTGGTCAGGCGGCCGCTGTACGACGGGGAGCCGTGCTCACCGCGGCGTACACCGTCGTGTCACGCGCGGCCTGGTCGCTCACCCAGCCCGACTCCGGCGATCACGTGCGGCTCCTGCGCGACCTGTCCCCCGTCGTCGAACAGGCAGTCGATCACCTCTGA
- the gltB gene encoding glutamate synthase large subunit → MYGRPPTGELQRPSEGLYDGRHEHDACGVAFVATLTGEPSHDIVAKALTALRNLEHRGASGAEPDSGDGAGILLQVPDAFYRKVCEFELPAPHSYATGIAFLPADPDDAAKATERIEELAAEEQLSVVGWRDIPTTPDLLGATARSVMPTFKQLFVTAKAGRVLGLALERMAFRLRKRAEKETATYFPSLSGRTITYKGMLTTDQLDKFFPELTDPDLASAIGVVHSRFSTNTFPSWPLAHPYRYIAHNGEINTVQGNRNWMRAREALLASDLIPGDLEQLYPICTPGASDSASFDEVLELLHLGGRSLPHAMLMMIPEAWENATTMDPKRRAFYEFHSTLMEPWDGPASVVFSDGTKVGAVLDRNGLRPSRYWVTDDGLVVLASEAGVLDIDPATVTEKGRLEPGRIFLVDVDAHRIITDTEVKNTLAAEHPYDEWLHAGLIRFEDLHEREHVVHSHASVTRRQQVFGYTEEELRVILTPMARTAAEPIGSMGTDTPIAVLSDRPRLLFDYFAQLFAQVTNPPLDAIREELVTSLSSSLGPESNLLNPSPASCRQVVIPFPVITNDELAKLRHINLDGDMPGLATTVLRGVYDVEGGGEALRTRLDEICAEADAAISDGARILVLSDRHSNADSAPVPSLLLTAAVHHHLVRKKTRTQVGLVVEAGDVREVHHVALLMGYGAAAINPYLALESVEDLCRRGTYLPGIEPEQAVRNVVKSLGKGVLKVMSKMGVSTVASYTGAQIFEANGLSPFLVDIYFTGTSSRIGGVGLDTIAEEVRRRHLRAYPADGILPAHRKLEIGGEYQWRREGEPHLFDPDTVFRLQHSTRTGRYDIFKQYTAKVDEQSERLMTLRGLFGFKSDRQPIPIDEVEPVSAIVKRFSTGAMSYGSISAEAHTTLAIAMNRLGGKSNTGEGGEDADRLYDPARRSSIKQVASGRFGVTAEYLTNSDDIQIKMAQGAKPGEGGQLPGPKVYPWVASTRHSTPGVGLISPPPHHDIYSIEDLAQLIHDLKNANPQARIHVKLVSEVGVGTIAAGVSKAHADVVLISGHDGGTGAAPLTSLKHAGGPWELGLAETQQTLLLNGLRDRIVVQTDGQLKTGRDVVIAALLGAEEYGFATAPLVVSGCIMMRVCHLDTCPVGVATQNPVLRERFSGKPEFVVNFFEFIAEEVREYLAELGFRTLDEAIGHAEVLDIERAVDHWKADGLDLSPILHVPALPEGAALHQTVEQNHGLDKALDNELIRICRPALDNGEPVRAQVAIRNVNRTVGTMLGHEITKRYKAAGLADGTIDLTFTGSAGNSFAAFVPPGVTLRLEGDANDYVGKGLSGGRVVIRPDRRARFDAAGQIIAGNVIAYGATSGELFISGGVGQRFCVRNSGATAIVESVGDHACEYMTGGRVVVLGAVGRNFAAGMSGGVAHVIDLDHSLVNPELVDLHPVTTDESELLHDLVRRHFEETGSERAAKLLADWPAAAARFTTVMPRDYARVLAAKAAAERDGLDEDATTRAMMEAI, encoded by the coding sequence ATGTATGGTCGCCCCCCCACCGGAGAGCTGCAGAGGCCGAGCGAGGGCCTCTACGACGGACGGCACGAGCACGACGCGTGTGGTGTTGCCTTCGTCGCGACCCTGACCGGTGAACCGAGCCACGACATCGTGGCCAAGGCATTGACCGCCCTGCGGAACCTCGAGCACCGTGGTGCGTCCGGTGCCGAGCCCGACTCCGGCGACGGTGCCGGCATCCTGCTCCAGGTTCCGGACGCCTTCTACCGCAAGGTGTGCGAGTTCGAGCTGCCGGCGCCGCACAGCTATGCGACCGGTATCGCGTTCCTCCCGGCCGACCCGGACGACGCGGCGAAGGCGACGGAACGGATCGAGGAGCTCGCCGCCGAGGAGCAGTTGAGCGTCGTCGGCTGGCGGGACATCCCGACCACGCCCGACCTGCTCGGTGCGACCGCGCGTTCGGTGATGCCGACGTTCAAGCAGCTGTTCGTGACCGCGAAGGCGGGCCGCGTGCTCGGCCTGGCGCTGGAGCGGATGGCCTTCCGGCTGCGCAAGCGCGCCGAGAAGGAGACCGCGACGTACTTCCCGTCGCTGTCCGGCCGGACCATCACCTACAAGGGGATGCTGACCACCGACCAGCTCGACAAGTTCTTCCCGGAGCTGACCGACCCGGACCTGGCGTCCGCGATCGGCGTCGTGCACTCGCGGTTCTCGACGAACACGTTCCCGTCCTGGCCGCTCGCCCACCCGTACCGGTACATCGCCCACAACGGTGAGATCAACACCGTCCAGGGCAACCGGAACTGGATGCGCGCCCGCGAGGCCCTGCTCGCCAGCGACTTGATCCCGGGAGACCTGGAGCAGCTCTACCCGATCTGTACGCCGGGAGCCTCGGACTCCGCGTCCTTCGACGAGGTCCTCGAGCTCCTGCACCTCGGCGGCCGCTCGCTGCCGCACGCGATGCTGATGATGATCCCGGAGGCGTGGGAGAACGCCACCACGATGGATCCGAAACGGCGCGCGTTCTACGAGTTCCACTCGACGCTGATGGAGCCGTGGGACGGCCCGGCGTCGGTGGTCTTCTCCGACGGTACGAAGGTCGGCGCCGTGCTGGACCGCAACGGCCTGCGCCCCTCGCGGTACTGGGTGACCGACGACGGCCTCGTCGTACTCGCCTCCGAGGCCGGTGTCCTGGACATCGACCCGGCGACCGTCACCGAGAAGGGCCGGCTCGAGCCCGGCCGGATCTTCCTGGTCGACGTCGACGCGCACCGGATCATCACCGACACCGAGGTGAAGAACACGCTCGCGGCCGAGCACCCGTACGACGAGTGGCTGCACGCCGGCCTGATCCGCTTCGAGGACCTGCACGAGCGCGAGCACGTCGTCCACAGCCACGCATCGGTGACCCGGCGCCAGCAGGTCTTCGGGTACACCGAAGAGGAGCTGCGCGTCATCCTGACCCCGATGGCGAGGACCGCCGCGGAGCCGATCGGCTCGATGGGGACCGACACCCCGATCGCGGTGCTGAGTGACCGGCCGCGGCTGCTGTTCGACTACTTCGCGCAGCTGTTCGCGCAGGTCACGAACCCGCCGCTGGACGCGATCCGCGAGGAGCTGGTGACCTCGCTGTCGTCCAGCCTCGGCCCGGAGTCGAACCTGCTGAACCCGAGCCCGGCGTCCTGCCGGCAGGTGGTGATCCCGTTCCCGGTGATCACCAACGACGAGCTGGCCAAGCTCCGGCACATCAACCTCGACGGCGACATGCCCGGCCTGGCCACCACGGTGCTGCGCGGCGTGTACGACGTCGAAGGTGGCGGCGAGGCGCTCCGGACACGCCTCGACGAGATCTGCGCCGAGGCCGACGCCGCGATCAGCGACGGCGCCCGCATCCTGGTGCTGTCCGACCGGCACTCGAACGCCGACAGCGCGCCGGTCCCGTCGCTGCTGCTGACCGCCGCGGTTCATCACCACCTGGTGCGGAAGAAGACCCGCACCCAGGTCGGCCTGGTCGTCGAGGCCGGTGACGTCCGCGAGGTGCACCACGTCGCGCTCCTGATGGGGTACGGCGCGGCAGCGATCAACCCCTACCTGGCGCTGGAGTCGGTCGAGGACCTGTGCCGGCGCGGCACCTATCTGCCGGGCATAGAGCCCGAGCAGGCGGTTCGCAACGTGGTGAAGTCGCTCGGCAAGGGCGTGCTCAAGGTCATGTCGAAGATGGGTGTCTCGACGGTCGCGTCGTACACCGGCGCCCAGATCTTCGAGGCGAACGGGCTGTCCCCGTTCCTGGTCGACATCTACTTCACCGGTACGTCGTCGAGGATCGGCGGCGTCGGCCTGGACACGATCGCCGAGGAGGTACGCCGCCGGCACCTGCGCGCCTACCCGGCCGACGGGATCCTGCCCGCGCACCGCAAGCTCGAGATCGGCGGCGAGTACCAGTGGCGCCGTGAGGGTGAGCCGCACCTGTTCGACCCGGACACGGTGTTCCGGCTGCAGCACAGCACCCGCACCGGGCGGTACGACATCTTCAAGCAGTACACGGCGAAGGTGGACGAGCAGTCCGAGCGGCTGATGACGCTGCGTGGGTTGTTCGGGTTCAAGTCGGACCGGCAGCCGATCCCGATCGACGAGGTCGAGCCGGTCAGCGCGATCGTCAAGCGGTTCTCCACCGGCGCGATGAGCTACGGCTCGATCAGCGCCGAGGCGCACACCACGCTGGCGATCGCGATGAACCGGCTCGGCGGCAAGTCGAACACCGGTGAGGGCGGCGAGGACGCCGACCGGCTGTACGACCCGGCCCGGCGGAGCTCGATCAAGCAGGTCGCGTCCGGCCGGTTCGGCGTCACCGCGGAGTACCTGACGAACTCCGACGACATCCAGATCAAGATGGCGCAGGGCGCGAAGCCCGGCGAGGGCGGGCAGCTGCCCGGCCCGAAGGTGTACCCGTGGGTGGCGAGCACCCGGCACTCGACGCCCGGCGTCGGCCTGATCTCGCCGCCGCCGCACCACGACATCTACTCGATCGAGGACCTGGCGCAGCTGATCCACGACCTGAAGAACGCGAACCCCCAGGCGCGGATCCACGTGAAGCTTGTCTCCGAGGTCGGTGTCGGCACGATCGCCGCGGGTGTCTCGAAGGCGCACGCCGACGTCGTACTGATCTCCGGCCACGACGGCGGTACCGGCGCGGCGCCGCTGACCTCGCTGAAGCACGCGGGCGGTCCTTGGGAGCTCGGCCTCGCCGAGACCCAGCAGACCCTGCTGCTGAACGGGTTGCGGGACCGGATCGTGGTCCAGACCGACGGCCAGCTGAAGACCGGGCGGGACGTCGTGATCGCGGCGCTGCTCGGTGCCGAGGAGTACGGTTTCGCGACCGCTCCGCTGGTGGTGTCGGGCTGCATCATGATGCGCGTCTGCCACCTGGACACCTGCCCGGTCGGCGTCGCCACCCAGAACCCGGTGCTCCGGGAGCGGTTCTCGGGCAAGCCGGAGTTCGTGGTGAACTTCTTCGAGTTCATCGCCGAGGAGGTCCGCGAGTACCTGGCCGAGCTCGGGTTCCGGACGCTGGACGAGGCGATCGGGCACGCCGAAGTACTGGACATCGAGCGCGCGGTCGACCACTGGAAGGCCGACGGGCTCGACCTGTCGCCGATCCTGCACGTGCCGGCGCTGCCGGAAGGCGCGGCGCTGCACCAGACCGTCGAGCAGAACCACGGGCTGGACAAGGCGCTCGACAACGAGCTGATCCGGATCTGCCGGCCGGCGCTCGACAACGGCGAGCCGGTCCGGGCGCAGGTCGCGATCCGGAACGTGAACCGGACCGTCGGCACGATGCTCGGCCACGAGATCACCAAGCGGTACAAGGCCGCCGGTCTCGCGGACGGGACGATCGACCTGACCTTCACCGGGTCGGCCGGCAACTCGTTCGCCGCCTTCGTGCCGCCCGGGGTCACCCTGCGGCTCGAGGGTGACGCCAACGACTACGTCGGCAAGGGCCTGTCCGGCGGCCGGGTGGTGATCCGGCCGGACCGCCGGGCCCGGTTCGACGCCGCCGGCCAGATCATCGCCGGCAACGTGATCGCGTACGGCGCGACGTCCGGCGAGCTGTTCATCAGCGGCGGCGTCGGCCAGCGGTTCTGCGTCCGGAACTCCGGCGCGACCGCGATCGTCGAGTCGGTCGGCGACCACGCCTGCGAGTACATGACCGGCGGGCGTGTCGTCGTCCTGGGTGCTGTCGGACGGAACTTCGCGGCCGGTATGTCGGGCGGTGTGGCCCACGTGATCGACCTGGACCACTCCCTGGTGAACCCGGAGCTGGTGGATCTGCACCCGGTCACGACGGACGAGTCCGAGCTGCTGCACGACCTGGTCCGCAGGCACTTCGAGGAGACCGGATCGGAACGGGCGGCCAAGCTGCTCGCCGACTGGCCGGCCGCGGCCGCCAGATTCACCACGGTGATGCCCCGCGACTACGCCCGGGTACTGGCGGCCAAGGCGGCCGCCGAGCGTGACGGGCTGGACGAGGACGCCACCACGCGAGCGATGATGGAGGCCATCTGA
- a CDS encoding glutamate synthase subunit beta — protein MADPKGFLTTPREVADRRPVEERKQDWKEVYPGGPGKALLPIITKQAGRCMDCGIPFCHSGCPLGNLIPEWNDLVWRDDWSSAIERLHATNNFPEFTGRLCPAPCETACVLGINQDPVTIKNVEVAIIDKAWETGDVKPQPPEWLTGKTIAVVGSGPAGLAAAQQLTRAGHTVAVYERADTPGGLLRYGIPEFKMEKVQVDRRIQQMKDEGTVFRSGVNVGVDVTGTQLKQRYDAVVIATGATAARDLPVPGREYGGIHQAMEYLPQSNRASLGQTVANQIVATGKDVVIIGGGDTGADCLGTAHRQGARSVTQLEIMPRPSDERPAGQPWPTYPMTYRVASAHEEGGDRVYAVSTVNFEADADGNVSGLNLVEVEFKDGKFTPVEGSERTIPAQLVLLAMGFLGPEREGFLEQLGVELDERGNVKRDKHYQTSVEGVFACGDAGRGQSLIVWAIAEGRSCAGGVDAHLTGSSTLPTPIPPTARPLAV, from the coding sequence ATGGCTGATCCCAAGGGATTCCTGACCACCCCGCGCGAGGTCGCCGACCGGCGGCCGGTGGAGGAACGCAAGCAGGACTGGAAAGAGGTCTACCCCGGCGGGCCCGGCAAGGCGCTGCTGCCGATCATCACCAAACAGGCCGGCCGCTGCATGGACTGCGGCATCCCGTTCTGCCACAGCGGCTGCCCGCTCGGCAACCTGATCCCGGAGTGGAACGACCTGGTCTGGCGGGACGACTGGTCGAGCGCGATCGAGCGGCTGCACGCGACCAACAACTTCCCGGAGTTCACCGGGCGGCTGTGCCCGGCGCCGTGCGAGACCGCCTGCGTGCTCGGCATCAACCAGGACCCGGTGACGATCAAGAACGTCGAGGTCGCGATCATCGACAAGGCCTGGGAGACCGGCGACGTCAAGCCGCAGCCGCCGGAATGGCTGACCGGTAAGACGATCGCGGTCGTCGGGTCCGGCCCGGCCGGTTTGGCCGCGGCGCAGCAGCTGACCCGCGCGGGTCACACCGTCGCGGTGTACGAGCGCGCCGACACCCCGGGCGGCCTGCTCCGGTACGGCATTCCCGAGTTCAAGATGGAGAAGGTGCAGGTCGACCGCCGGATCCAGCAGATGAAGGACGAGGGCACGGTCTTCCGCTCCGGCGTCAACGTCGGCGTCGACGTCACCGGAACCCAGCTCAAGCAGCGGTACGACGCGGTCGTGATCGCGACCGGCGCCACCGCCGCGCGCGACCTGCCGGTGCCGGGCCGCGAGTACGGCGGTATCCACCAGGCGATGGAGTACCTGCCGCAGTCCAACCGGGCCTCGCTCGGGCAGACCGTCGCGAACCAGATCGTTGCGACCGGCAAGGACGTGGTGATCATCGGCGGCGGCGACACCGGCGCCGACTGCCTGGGTACGGCGCACCGCCAGGGTGCCCGGTCGGTCACCCAGCTCGAGATCATGCCGCGGCCGTCGGACGAGCGCCCGGCGGGACAGCCCTGGCCGACGTACCCGATGACCTACCGGGTCGCGTCCGCGCACGAGGAGGGCGGCGACCGGGTGTACGCCGTCTCCACGGTGAACTTCGAGGCCGATGCCGACGGCAACGTGTCCGGGCTGAACCTGGTCGAGGTCGAGTTCAAGGACGGGAAGTTCACCCCGGTCGAGGGCTCCGAGCGGACCATCCCGGCGCAGCTGGTGCTGCTCGCGATGGGCTTCCTCGGGCCGGAGCGCGAGGGCTTCCTCGAGCAGCTGGGCGTCGAGCTCGACGAGCGCGGCAACGTCAAGCGGGACAAGCACTACCAGACCTCGGTCGAAGGCGTGTTCGCCTGCGGTGACGCCGGCCGCGGTCAGTCGCTGATCGTCTGGGCGATCGCCGAGGGCAGGTCCTGCGCGGGCGGCGTGGACGCGCACCTGACCGGGTCGTCGACGCTGCCGACCCCGATCCCGCCGACCGCGCGCCCGCTGGCGGTTTGA
- a CDS encoding metallophosphoesterase family protein — protein sequence MATRLVTKGRLRAIAPWAALSLLFVATSVLVGLLGFVKDSERVTIGAHAATVSPTFDGHATLDFGAVLPRLRIASNEPFGLGVNIDVQETNATNLGDLINRDALIAAQPEGETARIRQAVQEMVVGDAVAGAATGFLVVVVVATLWAMIGYRRRRELWHLVHRHERRVEHRAVVVLVAMVVTVAAIFGPARMRRVDAPPTEWTSLAQLLPELHLDNQLQGVEVASGFSTTGGVGLIKTAVETYQRSSQFYGQLKEKARGIGDRIHQPGKDETVAIQVNDRHDNIGMDPVAAEVAKVAGAKLLIDAGDDTSSGAPWEDFSINSLRQHFKDFKVVATPGNHDAGGHVADVMRKSGFTVLDSKPVEIDGIRFLGDADPNWTGLGVEGPGNETIGHQSKRLADIACAQPADKRISTFVVHDPAEFVDTAARGCAPLLLSGHLHRQVGPETKVVDGRPVTTYTNGTTGGAGYSFALGYTLRRPGEVTLITYLKGQPVGLQTVTAELTGDITVGAYTPLSS from the coding sequence GTGGCGACACGGTTGGTGACGAAAGGACGGCTCCGGGCGATCGCGCCGTGGGCCGCGCTGAGCTTGCTCTTCGTGGCGACCTCGGTGCTGGTCGGCCTGCTCGGATTCGTGAAGGACTCCGAACGCGTCACGATCGGCGCCCACGCGGCGACCGTGTCCCCGACGTTCGACGGGCACGCGACCCTCGACTTCGGGGCTGTGCTGCCGCGGCTGCGGATCGCCAGCAACGAGCCGTTCGGTCTCGGCGTCAACATCGACGTACAGGAGACCAACGCCACCAACCTCGGCGACCTGATCAACCGCGACGCCCTGATCGCCGCCCAGCCAGAGGGCGAGACCGCGCGAATCCGGCAAGCCGTGCAGGAGATGGTGGTCGGCGATGCGGTGGCCGGCGCCGCGACCGGCTTCCTCGTGGTCGTCGTGGTGGCGACGCTGTGGGCGATGATCGGGTACCGGCGCCGCCGTGAGCTGTGGCACCTGGTCCACCGCCACGAACGCCGCGTCGAGCACCGGGCGGTCGTCGTACTGGTCGCGATGGTGGTCACCGTCGCCGCGATCTTCGGCCCCGCCCGGATGCGGCGCGTCGATGCACCACCGACCGAATGGACATCGCTGGCTCAGCTGCTGCCGGAACTCCATCTGGACAATCAGCTCCAGGGGGTGGAAGTGGCGTCCGGTTTCTCCACCACTGGTGGCGTCGGTTTGATCAAGACCGCCGTGGAGACGTACCAGCGATCGTCCCAGTTCTACGGTCAGCTCAAGGAGAAGGCCCGCGGCATCGGCGACCGGATCCACCAGCCGGGCAAGGACGAGACGGTCGCGATCCAGGTCAACGACCGGCACGACAACATCGGCATGGACCCGGTCGCGGCCGAGGTCGCCAAGGTGGCCGGCGCGAAGCTCCTGATCGATGCCGGCGACGACACCTCGTCAGGGGCGCCTTGGGAAGACTTCAGCATCAACTCGCTGCGCCAGCACTTCAAGGACTTCAAGGTGGTGGCGACGCCCGGCAACCACGACGCCGGCGGACACGTGGCGGACGTGATGCGGAAGAGCGGCTTCACCGTGCTGGACAGCAAGCCGGTGGAGATCGACGGAATCCGGTTCCTCGGCGACGCCGATCCGAACTGGACCGGGCTCGGCGTCGAAGGCCCGGGCAACGAGACCATCGGTCACCAGTCCAAGCGGCTCGCGGACATCGCCTGTGCCCAGCCCGCCGACAAGCGGATCTCCACATTCGTCGTCCACGACCCGGCGGAGTTCGTGGACACCGCCGCCCGGGGTTGCGCGCCGCTGCTGCTGTCCGGGCACCTGCACCGGCAGGTCGGGCCGGAGACCAAGGTGGTCGACGGGCGGCCGGTGACGACGTACACGAACGGGACGACCGGGGGAGCGGGGTACTCGTTCGCCCTCGGCTACACGCTCCGCCGGCCGGGCGAGGTCACGCTGATCACCTACCTGAAAGGCCAGCCGGTCGGCCTCCAGACCGTCACCGCCGAACTCACCGGCGACATCACCGTCGGCGCCTACACCCCGTTGTCTTCTTGA